The Actinomadura sp. WMMB 499 genome includes a window with the following:
- a CDS encoding type I polyketide synthase — translation MGGLYRDLDRRGCDYGPAFQNVTAAWRHGDDLYADITLPEDVDTGGYGIHPALLDAALHPAVFAALGGGAHDAGGESGPPLPFSFTGTRLDAAGASALRARVRPGGDGRYEVTLFDAAGAQVAAVRSLTLRPPRGLRSAGPRPRGSLFEPRWTPVPAQAAPVAGEWATLGGPPVETDGPARVRPYPDLSALRAALESGAPVPGVVLAPVAESQGDPAADAHTATRETLALLQEWLDDDRFSACTLAIVTRGAVAAVPGEGVGDAAHAAVWGLLRTAQTEHPDRFVLLDLDDRTGGAAAIGAALGTGEPQLAMRDGRMLAPRLARTVPSLDVRLDPGGTVLVTGGTGKLGALVARHLVTAHGVGRLLLVSRSGPDAPGAADLAAELTGLGARTTVASCDVTDPGELSKLLAAVPREHPLTAVIHAAGVVDVTTLTELTPEALATVLTPKVDAAWQLHRHTRDLDLGAFVLFSSIAGTLGIAGQANYAAANTFLDALAHHRHAMGLPATSMVWGLWADEGGMSSRISDAALTRMARDGFPPLTADEGLELFDAALATGHPVVVPAHIDAAAVGARANGAGTVPPLLRDLVRVTPRRAIGAPAAGTSAPRPLADRLRALGEAEQRSILMELVRTGTAAVLGHAEPGGIAADHAFKDLGIDSLTAVHLRNRLNAETGLQLATTVVFDHPTPAAIVRHLRAELLPAASGEPLAEAIDLLETAVDGTEPDDAQRFDITIRLENLLARLQNRPDSDDEVDDLDTATDDELFEALDQELRSSQFD, via the coding sequence GTGGGCGGCCTCTACCGGGACCTGGACCGGCGCGGCTGCGACTACGGTCCCGCGTTCCAGAACGTCACGGCGGCCTGGCGGCACGGCGACGACCTCTACGCCGACATCACGCTCCCCGAGGACGTCGACACCGGCGGGTACGGGATCCACCCGGCGCTCCTGGACGCCGCCCTCCACCCGGCGGTCTTCGCCGCGCTCGGCGGCGGGGCCCACGACGCAGGCGGGGAGAGCGGGCCGCCCCTCCCGTTCTCCTTCACCGGTACCCGGCTGGACGCCGCCGGCGCGTCCGCGCTCCGGGCCCGCGTCCGGCCGGGCGGCGACGGCCGGTACGAGGTCACGCTCTTCGACGCGGCCGGCGCACAAGTCGCGGCGGTGCGGTCGCTGACCCTGCGGCCGCCCCGCGGCCTGCGGTCGGCGGGCCCGCGGCCGCGCGGTTCGCTGTTCGAGCCGCGCTGGACACCCGTTCCGGCGCAGGCCGCGCCGGTCGCGGGCGAGTGGGCGACGCTGGGCGGCCCGCCCGTCGAGACGGACGGTCCCGCGCGGGTCCGCCCGTATCCGGACCTGTCCGCGCTCCGCGCCGCGCTCGAGTCCGGGGCCCCGGTTCCCGGCGTCGTGCTGGCCCCGGTCGCCGAGTCGCAAGGCGACCCCGCGGCGGACGCGCACACCGCCACCCGCGAGACGCTCGCGCTGCTGCAGGAGTGGCTGGACGACGACCGGTTCAGCGCATGCACGCTGGCGATCGTCACCCGCGGCGCCGTCGCCGCCGTCCCGGGCGAGGGCGTCGGCGACGCGGCGCACGCGGCGGTCTGGGGCCTGCTGCGCACCGCGCAGACCGAGCATCCCGACCGTTTCGTCCTTCTCGACCTGGACGATCGGACGGGCGGCGCCGCCGCGATCGGGGCGGCGCTCGGCACCGGCGAGCCCCAGCTCGCGATGCGCGACGGCCGGATGCTCGCGCCACGGCTGGCCCGTACCGTCCCGTCCCTGGACGTCCGGCTCGACCCCGGCGGGACCGTGCTGGTCACCGGCGGCACCGGGAAGCTGGGCGCGCTGGTCGCCCGGCATCTGGTGACCGCGCACGGCGTCGGCCGGCTGCTGCTGGTCAGCCGGTCCGGGCCGGACGCGCCCGGCGCCGCCGACCTGGCGGCGGAGCTGACCGGGCTCGGGGCGCGGACGACCGTCGCGTCCTGCGACGTCACCGATCCGGGGGAGCTGTCGAAGCTGCTGGCGGCCGTCCCCCGGGAGCATCCGCTGACGGCCGTGATCCACGCCGCCGGCGTCGTGGACGTCACGACGCTCACCGAGCTGACCCCCGAGGCGCTGGCGACGGTGCTGACGCCCAAGGTCGACGCGGCATGGCAACTGCACCGGCATACCCGCGACCTGGACCTCGGCGCGTTCGTCCTGTTCTCCTCCATCGCGGGGACGCTCGGGATCGCCGGGCAGGCCAACTACGCCGCCGCGAACACCTTCCTGGACGCCCTCGCCCACCACCGGCACGCCATGGGGCTGCCCGCCACCAGCATGGTGTGGGGGCTGTGGGCGGACGAGGGCGGCATGAGCAGCCGGATCTCCGACGCGGCGCTGACCCGGATGGCCCGCGACGGCTTCCCGCCGCTGACCGCGGACGAAGGGCTGGAACTCTTCGACGCGGCACTGGCGACCGGCCATCCGGTGGTCGTCCCGGCCCACATCGACGCGGCCGCCGTCGGCGCGCGGGCGAACGGCGCCGGAACCGTCCCGCCGCTGCTGCGGGACCTGGTCCGGGTGACGCCGCGGCGCGCGATCGGCGCCCCGGCCGCCGGGACCTCCGCACCGCGGCCCCTCGCCGACCGGCTCCGCGCGCTCGGCGAGGCCGAGCAGCGCAGCATCCTCATGGAACTGGTCCGGACCGGGACGGCCGCGGTCCTCGGGCACGCCGAGCCCGGCGGCATCGCCGCCGACCACGCGTTCAAGGACCTCGGCATCGACTCGCTCACCGCCGTCCACCTGCGCAACCGGCTCAACGCGGAGACCGGCCTGCAACTGGCCACCACCGTGGTGTTCGACCATCCCACCCCGGCCGCCATCGTGCGCCATCTCCGCGCCGAGCTGCTGCCCGCCGCATCGGGCGAGCCGCTGGCCGAGGCGATCGACCTGCTGGAGACGGCCGTCGACGGCACCGAACCGGACGACGCGCAGCGCTTCGACATCACGATCCGGCTGGAGAACCTGCTGGCCCGGCTGCAGAACCGGCCGGACTCCGACGACGAGGTGGACGACCTCGACACGGCCACCGACGACGAACTGTTCGAGGCACTCGACCAGGAACTGCGGAGCTCCCAGTTCGACTAG
- a CDS encoding type I polyketide synthase: MDDEIAIIGLACRFPASPDPDAFWRLLADGVDAVGEAPAGRRPADDLADPGTRYGAFLDHIDRFDAAFFDISPREAAAMDPQQRLMLELAWESLEDAGIVPAVLRGDRVGVFAGAIWDDYAAHAAARGPAAITRHSMTGLNRGMIANRVSYTLGFTGPSLTVDTGQSSSLVAVHLACESLRKGESTLALAGGVSLIVDGSGAVRASRFGGLSPDGRCRTFDARANGFVRGEGGGVALLKPLARALADGDPVYGVIRGSAVNHDGPGEGLTVPSADAQRDVIGAARERAGVVPAQVQYVELHGTGTPVGDPVEAAALGAALGHYRSPSAPLRVGSVKTNIGHLEGAAGIAGLLKVALALKHRRLPASLHFRAPGPAVPLDELRLRVQDETGPWPAEDRPLIAGVSSFGMGGTNCHVVLEQAPPVPSPAAPVPSPPAVPPVVPLVVSGRDAEALRGQALRLLERLRADPDADPAEIGRALVTTRSTFEHRAVVTGTRRRDLKAGLKALAEGRSRANVVSGGPAAGGGTAFMFGGQGGQRPGMGAGLYDAFEVFRDAIDEMFALFDPLLDRPLRDVMFGTDAEALDGTAYTQPALFAYEVALYRFVASCGVVPGHLLGHSIGEIAAAHVAGVLSLPDACTMVAARGRAMQALPATGAMAALEASEAEAAELLAADGRAEVAAVNGPRAVVISGDRDAVLDAAARWRERGRKANRLRVSHAFHSAHMEPMLDDFRAVVGGLTLHAPRMLLVSNLTGRLATAGELRDPGYWVEHVRRAVRFADGVRHLHDLGVTDFVEIGPDAVLTGMAAETLSGHRDTGVIPSARRNRPEAETVVSALARAHIRRGSVDWAAVYPGWSSPTGPRTKLPTYAFQRSGYWLDAPADAPPPAPAVPGPQEGEPPATPAAAPAPLSGADGEEAFLDAVRTAAALVLGHDEPDAIDTSRTFKQLGFDSLAAVEFRDRLGAATGRALPASLAFDHPTPVRLARHLHAGATNKRDGTATPRTRVAVEEPIAIVGMGCRYPGGVESPEDLWTLVSDERDAIGPFPDNRGWDLDALFDPDPDHPGTSYAREGGFLHDADRFDASFFGISPREAIAMDPQQRLLLEVAWETLERAGIDPATLENTPTGVFVGAMSQDYGPRQHEAAEGHAGYALTGTTNSVASGRIAYALGLRGAALTVDTACSSSLVALHLAAQALRSGESDLALAGGVAIMATPGMFVEFSRQRGLAADGRCKPFSSTADGTGWSEGAGLLLLERLSDARRNGHRILALIEGSAVNQDGASNGLTAPNGPSQEDVIGAALAAAGLRPDQIDAVEAHGTGTALGDPIEANALLAAYGQNRPEDRPLRLGSIKSNIGHTQAAAGVAGVIKMVQALQHRRLPRTLHVDQPSPHVDWTSGAVSLLTEARDWPTASDRPRRAAVSSFGISGTNAHLLLQESPATDARETSAPEEGPGVLPWVLSARSEAALRQQARRLHTWLNEHPDAVPADVGHTLATGRTRLEHRAVITGTTTDDFRTALQALADNHDAPNLTVGSAPKTAGKTVFVFPGQGSQWAAMANSLLETSPIFRDHITACHTALAPHTDWSLLALLRNEPDAPSLERTDVVQPALFSVMTGLAALWQAHGVHPDAVIGHSQGEIAAAYTAGALTLHDAAAIIAERSKTLAQHTAPGAMASVALPAEQLGSLPCWNDQLHIAAVNGPTTTVVSGTPDAIDTLLAHCDNVNLHARRILVDYASHSPAVEALKEHLIAPLTGIAPQTASTAFYSTVTGRTLDTRELDGEYWYRNLREPVLLHPTVNALLDDGHTTFIEVSPHPVLTPAIQQTLEPHPDAHTSGTLRRDHGGLEQFLTATAQAHTHGTHITWPFPTTARTTELPTYPFERDTYWMEAPAPTADVAESLGLSTTGHPFLGAATEVPDSNALLFSGRLSLRAHPWLADHAVNGNVLLPGTALVDLALHTGAHAGTPYVEDLTLETPLPLPGEGGVDLRIVLAPPGDDGRRTISVHSRVSDEPWIGHATGTLAPEPANATDEPSADAPSGPFPSTSPGCTRSWPIAVTTMARSSRE, encoded by the coding sequence ATGGATGACGAAATCGCCATTATCGGCCTGGCCTGCCGGTTCCCCGCATCCCCCGACCCGGACGCTTTCTGGCGGCTGCTGGCCGACGGCGTCGACGCCGTCGGGGAGGCGCCCGCCGGGCGGCGACCGGCGGACGACCTCGCCGATCCGGGCACCCGGTACGGGGCGTTCCTGGACCATATCGACCGGTTCGACGCGGCCTTCTTCGACATCTCGCCGCGCGAGGCCGCCGCGATGGACCCGCAGCAGCGGCTGATGCTGGAACTCGCCTGGGAGTCGCTGGAGGACGCCGGCATCGTGCCCGCCGTGCTGCGCGGCGACCGGGTCGGCGTGTTCGCCGGTGCAATCTGGGACGACTACGCCGCGCACGCCGCGGCCCGCGGTCCCGCCGCCATCACCCGGCACAGCATGACCGGCCTGAACCGCGGCATGATCGCCAACCGGGTGTCGTACACACTGGGGTTCACCGGCCCCAGCCTCACCGTCGACACCGGCCAGTCGTCCTCGCTGGTCGCGGTCCATCTCGCGTGCGAGAGCCTCCGCAAGGGCGAGTCGACGCTGGCGCTGGCGGGCGGGGTCAGCCTGATCGTCGACGGGTCGGGCGCGGTGCGCGCGTCCCGGTTCGGCGGCCTGTCCCCGGACGGCCGCTGCCGCACCTTCGACGCCCGCGCGAACGGCTTCGTCCGCGGCGAGGGCGGCGGGGTGGCGCTGCTCAAGCCGCTGGCGCGCGCGCTGGCCGACGGCGACCCGGTGTACGGCGTGATCCGCGGCAGCGCGGTCAACCACGACGGGCCGGGCGAGGGCCTGACCGTTCCCAGCGCCGACGCGCAGCGGGACGTCATCGGCGCGGCACGCGAGCGGGCGGGCGTCGTCCCGGCCCAGGTCCAGTACGTGGAGCTGCACGGCACCGGCACCCCGGTCGGCGACCCGGTCGAGGCCGCGGCGCTGGGCGCGGCGCTCGGCCACTACCGCAGCCCGTCGGCGCCGCTGCGGGTCGGCTCGGTCAAGACGAACATCGGGCATCTGGAGGGCGCCGCCGGCATCGCCGGGCTCCTCAAGGTGGCCCTGGCCCTCAAGCACCGGCGGCTCCCCGCGAGCCTGCACTTCCGCGCGCCCGGCCCCGCCGTCCCGCTGGACGAGCTGCGGCTGCGGGTGCAGGACGAGACGGGGCCGTGGCCGGCCGAGGACCGCCCGCTGATCGCCGGGGTCAGCTCGTTCGGCATGGGCGGCACCAACTGCCATGTCGTGCTGGAGCAGGCCCCACCGGTCCCGTCCCCGGCGGCGCCCGTGCCGTCGCCGCCCGCCGTCCCGCCCGTCGTCCCGCTGGTCGTCTCCGGACGCGATGCGGAGGCGCTGCGGGGCCAGGCGCTGCGGCTGCTGGAGCGGCTGCGCGCCGACCCGGACGCCGATCCCGCGGAGATCGGCCGGGCGCTGGTCACGACGCGTTCCACGTTCGAGCACCGCGCGGTCGTCACGGGCACCCGGCGCCGCGATCTCAAGGCCGGGCTGAAGGCGCTCGCCGAGGGCAGATCCCGCGCGAACGTCGTTTCGGGCGGTCCCGCCGCCGGCGGCGGGACCGCCTTCATGTTCGGCGGGCAGGGCGGCCAGCGGCCCGGCATGGGCGCCGGACTGTACGACGCGTTCGAGGTGTTCCGCGACGCGATCGACGAGATGTTCGCGCTCTTCGACCCGCTCCTGGACCGTCCCCTGCGCGACGTGATGTTCGGGACCGACGCCGAGGCCCTGGACGGGACGGCCTACACCCAGCCCGCCCTGTTCGCCTACGAGGTGGCCCTCTACCGGTTCGTCGCCTCGTGCGGCGTCGTCCCCGGCCACCTGCTGGGGCACTCGATCGGGGAGATCGCCGCCGCGCACGTCGCGGGCGTGCTGTCCCTCCCGGACGCCTGCACGATGGTGGCGGCACGCGGCCGCGCCATGCAGGCGCTCCCCGCCACCGGCGCGATGGCCGCGCTGGAGGCGTCCGAGGCCGAGGCCGCCGAGCTGCTCGCCGCCGATGGCCGCGCCGAGGTCGCCGCGGTGAACGGCCCCCGCGCGGTGGTGATCTCCGGTGACCGGGACGCCGTGCTGGACGCGGCCGCCCGCTGGCGGGAACGCGGCCGCAAGGCGAACCGCCTCCGGGTCAGCCACGCGTTCCACTCGGCGCACATGGAGCCGATGCTCGACGACTTCCGCGCCGTGGTCGGCGGCCTGACGCTGCACGCCCCGCGCATGCTGCTGGTCTCGAACCTGACCGGCCGCCTCGCCACGGCCGGGGAGCTGCGCGACCCCGGCTACTGGGTCGAGCACGTGCGGCGCGCGGTCCGGTTCGCGGACGGCGTCCGCCACCTGCACGACCTCGGCGTCACCGACTTCGTCGAGATCGGCCCGGACGCCGTCCTCACCGGCATGGCGGCGGAGACGCTGAGCGGCCACCGGGACACCGGCGTGATCCCGTCGGCGCGCCGGAACCGGCCCGAGGCCGAGACGGTCGTGTCCGCCCTGGCCCGCGCGCACATCCGCCGCGGCTCCGTCGACTGGGCGGCCGTGTACCCCGGCTGGTCGTCCCCGACCGGCCCGCGGACGAAGCTGCCGACCTACGCGTTCCAGCGGTCCGGCTACTGGCTGGACGCTCCCGCCGACGCGCCGCCTCCGGCGCCCGCCGTGCCGGGACCGCAGGAGGGGGAGCCGCCCGCGACGCCCGCCGCCGCGCCGGCGCCGCTCTCCGGAGCGGACGGCGAGGAGGCGTTCCTGGACGCGGTGCGCACCGCGGCCGCGCTCGTCCTCGGGCACGACGAACCCGACGCGATCGACACGTCCCGCACGTTCAAGCAGCTCGGTTTCGACTCCCTCGCGGCGGTCGAGTTCCGCGACCGGCTCGGCGCGGCCACCGGCCGCGCGCTGCCCGCCTCACTCGCCTTCGACCATCCCACCCCGGTCCGGCTCGCGCGCCACCTGCACGCCGGCGCGACGAACAAGCGGGACGGCACCGCGACGCCCCGGACGCGCGTCGCCGTCGAGGAACCGATCGCGATCGTGGGGATGGGGTGCCGGTATCCGGGCGGGGTGGAGTCCCCCGAGGACCTGTGGACCCTGGTCAGCGACGAACGCGACGCCATCGGCCCGTTCCCCGACAACCGGGGCTGGGACCTGGACGCCCTCTTCGACCCCGACCCGGACCATCCCGGAACGTCCTACGCCCGCGAGGGCGGGTTCCTGCATGACGCCGACCGGTTCGACGCGTCCTTCTTCGGGATCTCCCCCCGCGAGGCGATCGCGATGGACCCGCAGCAGCGGCTCCTGCTCGAAGTCGCCTGGGAGACCCTCGAACGCGCCGGCATCGACCCCGCCACCCTCGAGAACACGCCCACGGGCGTGTTCGTCGGCGCCATGAGCCAGGACTACGGCCCGCGCCAGCACGAGGCCGCCGAGGGGCACGCGGGCTACGCCCTGACCGGCACCACGAACAGCGTCGCCTCCGGACGCATCGCCTACGCCCTCGGCCTGCGGGGCGCCGCACTGACCGTGGACACGGCGTGCTCGTCGTCCCTGGTGGCCCTGCATCTGGCCGCGCAGGCGCTCCGTTCCGGCGAGAGCGATCTCGCCCTCGCGGGCGGAGTGGCGATCATGGCGACGCCCGGGATGTTCGTGGAGTTCAGCCGGCAGCGCGGGCTGGCCGCCGACGGACGATGCAAGCCGTTCTCCTCCACGGCCGACGGCACGGGCTGGTCGGAGGGCGCCGGACTGCTGCTGCTGGAACGCCTGTCGGACGCGCGACGCAACGGCCACCGCATCCTCGCGCTGATCGAGGGGTCTGCGGTCAACCAGGACGGCGCCAGCAACGGCCTCACCGCCCCCAACGGCCCCTCCCAGGAAGACGTCATCGGCGCGGCGCTCGCCGCCGCCGGGCTCCGCCCGGACCAGATCGACGCGGTCGAGGCCCACGGCACCGGCACGGCCCTCGGCGACCCCATCGAAGCCAACGCGCTGCTCGCGGCCTACGGGCAGAACCGTCCCGAGGACCGGCCGCTGCGGCTGGGGTCGATCAAGTCGAACATCGGCCACACCCAGGCCGCCGCCGGAGTCGCGGGCGTCATCAAGATGGTGCAGGCCCTCCAGCACCGGCGGCTCCCCCGGACCCTGCACGTGGACCAGCCGTCACCCCATGTCGACTGGACCTCCGGCGCCGTCTCGCTGCTCACCGAGGCCCGCGACTGGCCCACCGCCTCCGACCGTCCCCGCCGCGCGGCCGTGTCGTCCTTCGGCATCAGCGGCACGAACGCCCACCTGCTGCTCCAGGAATCCCCTGCCACGGACGCCCGGGAGACGTCCGCGCCGGAGGAGGGGCCCGGCGTTCTGCCTTGGGTGCTGTCGGCCCGGTCCGAGGCCGCGCTCCGGCAGCAGGCCCGCCGCTTGCACACCTGGCTCAACGAGCACCCCGACGCCGTCCCCGCCGACGTCGGCCACACCCTGGCCACCGGCCGGACGAGGCTGGAACACCGCGCCGTCATCACCGGCACCACCACCGACGACTTCCGCACCGCCCTCCAAGCCCTCGCCGACAACCACGACGCCCCCAACCTGACCGTCGGCTCGGCCCCCAAGACGGCGGGCAAGACGGTGTTCGTGTTTCCCGGCCAAGGCAGCCAATGGGCCGCCATGGCCAACAGCCTGCTGGAAACCTCCCCGATCTTCCGCGACCACATCACCGCCTGCCACACGGCCCTGGCACCCCACACCGACTGGTCACTGCTCGCGCTCCTTCGCAACGAGCCCGACGCTCCCTCCCTCGAACGCACCGACGTCGTCCAACCCGCCCTGTTCTCGGTGATGACCGGGCTGGCCGCGCTCTGGCAGGCCCACGGCGTCCACCCCGACGCCGTCATCGGCCACTCCCAAGGCGAGATCGCCGCCGCCTACACCGCCGGAGCCCTCACCCTCCACGACGCCGCCGCCATCATCGCCGAACGCAGCAAAACCCTCGCCCAGCACACCGCCCCCGGCGCCATGGCCTCGGTCGCCCTGCCCGCCGAACAACTCGGTTCGCTGCCCTGCTGGAACGACCAACTCCACATCGCCGCCGTCAACGGCCCCACCACCACCGTCGTCTCCGGCACACCCGACGCCATCGACACCCTGCTGGCCCACTGCGACAACGTGAACCTCCACGCCCGCAGGATCCTCGTCGACTACGCCTCCCACTCCCCCGCCGTCGAAGCGCTCAAAGAACACCTGATCGCTCCCCTCACCGGCATCGCACCGCAGACAGCATCGACCGCGTTCTACTCGACGGTCACCGGACGCACGCTGGACACCCGGGAACTGGACGGCGAGTACTGGTACCGCAACCTGCGCGAACCCGTCCTGCTCCACCCCACCGTGAACGCGCTGCTCGACGACGGGCACACCACCTTCATCGAGGTCAGCCCCCACCCCGTACTCACCCCCGCCATCCAGCAAACCCTCGAACCGCACCCCGACGCCCACACCTCCGGCACCCTGCGCCGCGACCACGGCGGCCTGGAGCAGTTCCTCACCGCCACCGCCCAAGCCCACACACACGGCACACACATCACCTGGCCCTTCCCCACCACCGCCCGCACCACCGAACTCCCGACCTACCCCTTCGAACGCGACACGTACTGGATGGAGGCGCCTGCTCCCACCGCCGACGTGGCCGAGTCACTCGGCCTGAGCACCACCGGACATCCGTTCCTGGGAGCGGCCACCGAGGTCCCCGACTCCAATGCACTGCTGTTCAGCGGGCGACTTTCACTGCGTGCTCACCCGTGGCTCGCCGACCACGCCGTCAACGGAAACGTCCTGCTCCCCGGCACCGCGCTGGTCGACCTCGCGCTCCACACGGGTGCACATGCCGGTACCCCCTACGTCGAAGACCTCACCCTGGAGACGCCGCTACCGCTTCCCGGTGAAGGCGGCGTCGACCTGCGGATTGTGCTCGCCCCACCGGGCGATGACGGACGGCGGACGATCAGCGTCCACTCCCGTGTCTCCGACGAGCCCTGGATCGGCCACGCCACCGGCACCCTCGCCCCAGAGCCCGCGAACGCGACGGACGAGCCGTCCGCCGACGCTCCTTCGGGGCCGTTCCCCTCGACATCACCCGGCTGTACGAGGAGCTGGCCGATCGCGGTTACCACTATGGCCCGCTCTTCCAGGGAGTAA
- a CDS encoding class I SAM-dependent methyltransferase, protein MATTTNSAMTDHWNGDEGEFWAEEQERWDHLNSAFNGHMYDRAAITAADRVLDIGCGNGETTRIAARHAPEGHAVGLDVSAPMLDIARSLAERDGLSNVEFVQGDAQIHPFADGEFDVIISRFGLMFFDDPYAAMANIGRATRPGGRFAAIVHGDPTQTDWPMIFGAVQEQLDLPWVKPPAENAMADPEQMGKVMEHAGFTGVSYPHVLERRSWGTDAADVADFLLAWTPMKASLSQVDAETSARAREACIKALRPFETAEGVVMRTPAWVLSATKS, encoded by the coding sequence ATGGCGACGACCACCAACTCCGCGATGACCGACCACTGGAACGGCGACGAGGGAGAGTTCTGGGCCGAGGAGCAGGAGCGCTGGGACCACCTGAACAGCGCGTTCAACGGCCACATGTACGACCGCGCCGCGATCACCGCCGCGGACCGGGTGCTGGACATCGGCTGCGGCAACGGCGAGACCACCCGGATCGCCGCGCGGCACGCCCCGGAGGGGCACGCCGTCGGGCTGGACGTCTCCGCGCCGATGCTCGACATCGCCCGCTCGCTCGCCGAACGGGACGGCCTGAGCAACGTCGAGTTCGTCCAGGGCGACGCCCAGATCCACCCGTTCGCCGACGGTGAGTTCGACGTCATCATCAGCCGGTTCGGGCTGATGTTCTTCGACGACCCGTACGCGGCGATGGCGAACATCGGCCGGGCCACCCGTCCCGGCGGCCGCTTCGCCGCGATCGTGCACGGCGACCCGACCCAGACCGACTGGCCGATGATCTTCGGCGCGGTGCAGGAGCAGCTCGACCTGCCGTGGGTGAAGCCGCCGGCGGAGAACGCGATGGCCGACCCCGAGCAGATGGGCAAGGTGATGGAGCACGCCGGGTTCACCGGCGTCTCCTACCCGCACGTGCTCGAGCGCCGTTCGTGGGGCACCGACGCCGCGGACGTGGCCGACTTCCTGCTGGCCTGGACGCCGATGAAGGCGAGCCTGTCGCAGGTCGACGCGGAGACCTCGGCGCGGGCCCGGGAGGCGTGCATCAAGGCGCTGCGGCCCTTCGAGACCGCCGAGGGCGTCGTCATGCGCACCCCCGCGTGGGTGCTCAGCGCCACCAAGAGCTGA
- a CDS encoding cytochrome P450 → MGNAPPGGATAVARTDSEAEGLFGQIMMDPTIEDPYSGYREIRHRAPALLTSNGTLVLTTHAECDAALRHRALGKGNEIQTFRLRPIPEDDLRELMDRLERSMSFANPPDHSRLRRVVSSAFTHRHIESLRPAVTERVDALLDGLLAEPGADFMAGFARPLPLGVVGDLLGIPEEDRGGFGVQVAAQAAMVEPSADADTLARAITAESELAAYFTALLARKRERPADDLLSRLASPRSAETLDEAEMVSTALLLLGAGIETTGHLLGNTLHTLLRHPGELARLRRDPALIPGAVEEVLRFDSPVQFDARTVLEPVTVAGADLEPGQTVTLLLGSANYDPGRFPDPETFDVTRTDNPHLSFAAGIHFCLGAGLARLEVAVFLRRLLERTRSVELADEPQRRPSFGLRGLERMPVILRP, encoded by the coding sequence ATGGGCAACGCACCCCCCGGCGGCGCCACGGCGGTGGCCCGCACCGACTCCGAGGCCGAGGGCCTGTTCGGGCAGATCATGATGGATCCGACGATCGAGGATCCCTACTCCGGGTACCGGGAGATCCGCCACCGGGCGCCGGCCCTGCTCACCTCCAACGGCACCCTGGTCCTGACGACGCACGCCGAGTGCGACGCCGCGCTGCGGCACCGGGCGCTGGGCAAGGGCAACGAGATCCAGACCTTCCGGCTGCGGCCCATCCCCGAGGACGACCTCCGCGAACTGATGGACCGGCTGGAGCGGAGCATGTCGTTCGCGAACCCGCCGGACCACAGCAGGCTCCGCCGGGTGGTCAGCTCCGCGTTCACCCACCGGCACATCGAGAGCCTGCGGCCCGCGGTGACCGAGCGCGTCGACGCCCTGCTCGACGGGCTGCTCGCCGAGCCCGGCGCCGACTTCATGGCGGGCTTCGCGCGGCCGCTGCCGCTCGGCGTCGTCGGCGACCTGCTCGGCATCCCCGAGGAGGACCGGGGCGGCTTCGGTGTGCAGGTGGCGGCGCAGGCCGCGATGGTGGAGCCGTCCGCCGACGCCGACACCCTCGCCCGCGCCATCACCGCCGAGTCCGAGCTGGCCGCCTACTTCACGGCCCTGCTGGCCCGCAAGCGCGAGCGGCCCGCCGACGACCTGCTCAGCCGGCTGGCCTCGCCGCGGTCGGCCGAGACCCTGGACGAGGCCGAGATGGTCTCCACCGCGCTGCTGCTGCTCGGCGCCGGCATCGAGACGACCGGGCACCTGCTCGGCAACACGCTCCACACGCTGCTGCGGCACCCCGGCGAGCTGGCCCGGCTCCGGCGGGACCCGGCGCTGATCCCGGGGGCCGTCGAGGAGGTGCTGCGCTTCGACTCGCCCGTCCAGTTCGACGCCCGCACCGTGCTGGAGCCCGTCACCGTGGCCGGGGCCGACCTCGAACCCGGGCAGACGGTCACGCTGCTGCTGGGATCCGCCAACTACGACCCGGGCCGCTTCCCCGACCCCGAGACCTTCGACGTCACGCGCACCGACAATCCGCACCTGTCGTTCGCGGCCGGCATCCATTTCTGTCTCGGGGCCGGGCTCGCCCGCCTGGAGGTCGCGGTGTTCCTGCGGCGGCTGCTCGAACGCACCCGCTCCGTCGAGCTCGCCGACGAGCCGCAGCGACGTCCGAGCTTCGGCCTCCGCGGCCTGGAGCGGATGCCGGTCATCCTCCGACCCTGA